In Cydia splendana chromosome 3, ilCydSple1.2, whole genome shotgun sequence, one DNA window encodes the following:
- the LOC134806879 gene encoding uncharacterized protein LOC134806879, protein MRNSGIVLFMCAGLLLSGGAILGGSTAWSLLRMSYYFWTSDLTVELASTVAFVAGALLCLPVCWLATLVPYHPRSQPLFATLLCVAMMAMLMLTVGQCSLGGLARALREPAALNASMHRAMSLQGVDSAMRTAFAAMQLELRCCGVQEHSDWYKHGRALPPSCCGRISNLKREALCEASQLPSPQTGCLRLAMVELRNYASALSALSSAIIMILAVTVFTAAYTLASGVVERQKSTLRVAYLTPPPASLACYPHHLPPPAVPAPTMP, encoded by the exons atgAGAAATAGTGGTATAGTTTTATTCATGTGTGCGGGTCTGCTCctg AGCGGCGGAGCGATCCTGGGCGGCTCGACGGCGTGGAGCTTGCTGCGCATGTCGTACTATTTCTGGACCTCGGACCTGACCGTCGAACTGGCGTCGACCGTGGCGTTCGTGGCGGGCGCGCTGTTGTGCCTGCCGGTCTGCTGGCTGGCCACGCTAGTGCCTTACCATCCGAGGTCGCAACCGCTGTTCGCTACG CTGCTGTGCGTGGCAATGATGGCGATGCTGATGCTGACGGTGGGACAGTGCTCGCTAGGCGGGCTGGCGCGCGCGCTGCGTGAGCCCGCCGCGCTCAACGCCAGCATGCACCGCGCCATGAGCCTCCAGGGTGTCGACTCCGCCATGCGGACCGCCTTCGCCGCGATGCAGCTCGAG CTGCGATGCTGCGGCGTGCAGGAGCACTCCGACTGGTACAAGCACGGTCGTGCTTTGCCGCCGTCCTGCTGCGGACGAATAAGCAATTTAAAG CGCGAGGCTTTGTGCGAAGCGTCGCAGCTGCCGTCGCCGCAGACGGGCTGCCTCCGGCTCGCGATGGTAGAGCTGCGCAACTACGCCAGCGCCCTCTCTGCGCTCTCCTCCGCCATCATCATGATTTTG GCGGTAACGGTGTTCACGGCGGCGTACACCCTGGCGTCGGGCGTGGTGGAGCGCCAGAAGTCGACGCTGCGAGTGGCGTACCTTACGCCGCCGCCCGCTTCGCTTGCCTGCTACCCGCACCATCTTCCTCCGCCCGCGGTGCCCGCCCCGACAATGCCCTAA